From the genome of Candidatus Nitrosocosmicus oleophilus, one region includes:
- a CDS encoding isocitrate/isopropylmalate dehydrogenase family protein, translating into MTTYDVSLLEGDGIGPELSECVYSILVNIHDKSSNLKFNISRVEAGDNAKLKYNKPLPDETFNEIKNSQACLKSPVGESAADVVLVLRRYFNLYANVRPSKNYPNIPSFSKDVDLITVRENTEDLYLGWEFYSDDDTVISLRKISREASKRIAEHAFKIADSREGKKVTIVHKSNVLRLSDRLFIDTSREVAKEYPNIEFEQMYIDACAMELIRNPNRFDTILTTNLFGDIISDEAAQITGSIGLAPAANIGKDFAMFEPVHGAAFDIAGKNVANPTSFILALKMMFDWLGEKYKDNNLTVQSNKIEKAVDDLFIKNVKTIDIGGKLSTKEFSKRFINLLTDIGYD; encoded by the coding sequence ATGACTACATATGATGTATCCCTTCTTGAGGGTGATGGTATTGGTCCTGAGTTGTCAGAATGTGTATACAGCATTTTGGTGAATATACATGACAAATCATCAAATCTAAAGTTCAATATTTCAAGAGTAGAAGCAGGTGATAATGCAAAATTAAAATATAACAAACCCCTTCCTGATGAAACCTTTAATGAGATTAAAAACTCGCAAGCGTGTCTAAAATCTCCCGTTGGGGAATCAGCCGCAGACGTTGTCCTTGTACTAAGGAGATATTTTAATTTATATGCTAATGTTAGACCATCCAAAAACTACCCCAATATCCCATCATTCTCAAAGGATGTTGACCTAATTACCGTCAGAGAGAACACAGAGGATTTGTACTTGGGATGGGAATTTTATTCAGATGACGATACTGTTATCTCCCTAAGGAAAATTAGTAGAGAGGCATCTAAACGTATTGCAGAGCATGCATTTAAAATTGCAGATTCAAGAGAAGGAAAAAAGGTAACGATTGTTCACAAATCAAATGTGTTAAGACTAAGTGATAGACTTTTCATAGATACTTCAAGAGAGGTAGCTAAAGAATATCCCAATATTGAATTTGAACAAATGTACATTGACGCTTGTGCTATGGAATTAATTAGGAATCCAAATCGTTTTGACACCATCTTAACCACAAATTTATTTGGAGATATCATATCAGATGAAGCTGCACAAATTACAGGAAGCATTGGATTAGCACCTGCTGCAAATATTGGAAAGGACTTTGCAATGTTTGAACCGGTGCATGGTGCAGCTTTTGACATAGCAGGAAAGAACGTAGCCAACCCGACTTCTTTTATACTTGCACTCAAGATGATGTTTGACTGGTTGGGTGAAAAATACAAGGATAATAATCTGACTGTTCAATCAAACAAAATAGAGAAAGCAGTTGATGATTTGTTTATTAAGAATGTCAAGACTATTGATATAGGCGGTAAGTTGTCAACAAAAGAATTTAGCAAGAGATTCATCAATCTATTGACTGATATTGGATATGACTAA
- a CDS encoding 2-isopropylmalate synthase: protein MTTSDIKKKIRIFDTTLRDGEQTPGVTVSPDQKLEIAMKLDELGVDTIEAGFPVVSPGEVEAIRKIMKQGLKAEICGLARTTQNDIDVALKSDLKYIHTFIATSDIHLQYKLKMTREQVLEKAIYAVEYAKKHGLVVEFSAEDATRSDIQFLNKIFKSVAETGADRIDIPDTVGYSTPQYMSRLVSEVADVTGLPVSVHCHNDFGLAVANSIAGFQAGASCAHVTINGLGERAGNAALEELVMACQCLYQIPHNIITEQLYDVSKFVSSAMGIIVQPNKAIIGENAFGHESGIHTHGIINNPLTYEPISPELVGRKRWMQAGKHAGAHGIKAILDEFGITASDLQLKEIVEKQKSIADGGKSITTSDLLSIASEVLKNKKFDENFKLNDFHIVTGLHIIPTAVVKLNIHGKDFIASETGVGPVDSALKAIQTIAHGIANIKIREYKLDSITGGSDALAEVSVKVEDKEGNIISARKSGEDIVVASVQAMIDAINKTMLKKMIQSGEPTK, encoded by the coding sequence ATGACCACCTCTGATATCAAAAAGAAAATTAGAATTTTTGATACTACCTTAAGGGATGGTGAGCAGACCCCAGGAGTAACAGTATCTCCAGATCAAAAATTAGAAATAGCAATGAAATTGGACGAATTAGGAGTGGACACAATTGAAGCTGGATTTCCTGTAGTCTCACCCGGAGAGGTGGAGGCTATAAGGAAAATCATGAAGCAAGGATTGAAAGCCGAAATCTGTGGTTTAGCACGCACCACACAAAATGATATTGATGTCGCACTCAAAAGTGATTTGAAATATATTCACACATTCATAGCAACTTCTGATATACATTTACAATACAAATTAAAGATGACTAGAGAACAAGTTTTGGAAAAAGCTATTTATGCAGTAGAATATGCCAAAAAACATGGATTAGTCGTAGAATTTTCCGCCGAAGATGCCACTAGATCTGATATACAATTTTTGAACAAAATATTCAAATCAGTTGCAGAAACTGGTGCTGATAGGATCGATATTCCTGACACCGTAGGTTATTCAACACCACAGTATATGTCAAGACTAGTATCGGAAGTTGCAGACGTAACCGGATTACCTGTTAGTGTACATTGTCATAATGATTTTGGATTGGCTGTTGCAAATTCCATAGCTGGATTTCAGGCGGGTGCATCTTGTGCACACGTTACAATTAACGGGCTAGGGGAGAGAGCAGGTAATGCGGCATTAGAAGAATTGGTCATGGCATGTCAGTGTCTTTATCAAATACCTCATAATATCATAACCGAACAATTGTATGATGTTTCAAAATTTGTTTCAAGTGCTATGGGGATTATAGTACAGCCTAATAAGGCCATTATAGGGGAGAATGCCTTTGGGCATGAATCAGGCATACATACACATGGAATAATCAATAATCCTTTGACCTACGAACCCATTAGCCCTGAATTGGTAGGCAGAAAGAGGTGGATGCAAGCCGGCAAGCATGCTGGTGCCCATGGTATCAAAGCAATCCTCGATGAATTTGGAATTACAGCTTCGGATTTGCAACTCAAAGAAATTGTAGAAAAACAGAAATCGATCGCGGATGGTGGAAAATCTATAACTACTTCTGATTTATTATCCATAGCATCAGAAGTCTTAAAGAACAAGAAATTCGATGAGAATTTTAAACTTAATGATTTTCATATAGTCACTGGACTGCATATTATCCCAACCGCGGTAGTTAAACTAAATATACATGGCAAGGATTTTATCGCCTCTGAAACTGGTGTCGGACCAGTTGATTCAGCGTTAAAGGCCATACAGACTATTGCACACGGTATTGCAAATATCAAAATAAGAGAATATAAGCTTGATTCAATTACTGGAGGCTCAGATGCATTGGCCGAGGTATCCGTAAAAGTAGAAGATAAGGAAGGTAACATTATTTCTGCTAGGAAATCTGGAGAAGATATAGTCGTGGCATCTGTTCAGGCAATGATTGATGCTATAAATAAAACAATGCTTAAAAAGATGATTCAAAGTGGAGAGCCTACCAAGTAA
- the ilvN gene encoding acetolactate synthase small subunit has protein sequence MQKNKNAIFDDDNENKLYILSVIVENKPGVLFRITNLFRSRNFNIESITVGITEKPDLSRMTITTVSDVKTLEQLVKQLQKLIDVIQINVLNKENAVYRELALIKMNAKDPTTRIEIANFASIYRGNIMDISNETITVEIIGTPDKIDAFKNLVSTYGIIQVARTGVSALPRGAVNDHL, from the coding sequence ATGCAAAAAAATAAGAACGCAATTTTTGATGATGACAATGAAAACAAATTGTATATTCTATCTGTCATCGTTGAAAATAAACCCGGAGTCCTCTTTAGAATCACCAATTTATTTAGGTCCAGGAATTTTAATATCGAAAGTATTACTGTGGGAATTACTGAAAAACCTGATTTGTCAAGGATGACTATTACCACGGTATCGGATGTTAAGACACTAGAACAATTGGTTAAGCAGTTACAAAAGTTGATTGATGTTATCCAGATCAATGTATTAAACAAGGAGAACGCTGTATACAGGGAATTAGCTCTGATCAAGATGAATGCCAAGGATCCCACTACTAGGATAGAAATTGCAAATTTTGCTTCCATATACAGGGGTAACATAATGGACATTAGTAACGAAACTATTACCGTAGAAATAATCGGGACCCCAGACAAGATTGATGCATTCAAAAATCTTGTATCAACTTATGGGATAATCCAAGTGGCCAGAACGGGTGTTTCTGCATTACCGAGGGGAGCTGTAAATGACCACCTCTGA
- the ilvB gene encoding biosynthetic-type acetolactate synthase large subunit, whose protein sequence is MNEMSGAAALMAALEKEKVDYIFGLPGGANLPIYDALVDSKIRHILVRHEQSAAHMADGYARIKRKAGVCFATSGPGATNLVTGIATAYADSSPIIAVTGQVALPMIGKDAFQETDIIGVTNPVTKYAFQPRVANEIPEMVKKSFYIAESGRPGPVLIDIPKDVQQQVTRMDFPEYIKVRGYNPIVDADLSEINKACEMILKAEKPMIMAGGGVILSGAFSELQTLAELLSIPVVTTFKGKGAFPENHPLALGPIGMHGHAEANKMVQEADCILAIGARFSDRTVGRFDEFGKDINVIHFDVDPAEIGKNKSVNAAVIGDVKSSLRSLIKLIPKNFKTNDEISKLWLGRKRELVNYYEDSIKDYSRDITAKKALKKLREILPADGIVTTEVGQCQMWASLHFDVISPGTFFSSTGLGTMGFGFPASIGAKAARNNVPVVDIAGDGSFNMTENSLAVSVLEELPVIVFLLNNQMLGMVAQWQRTFYNRRYSGVHQKNCPDYCKLAESYGAQAYRIGSMAELDKALKVAVKSDVATVIDIPIDPDEDVYPFVAPGTGLKDMIIGA, encoded by the coding sequence ATGAATGAAATGTCTGGTGCGGCGGCCTTAATGGCCGCGTTGGAAAAAGAAAAGGTAGATTATATATTTGGCCTTCCTGGCGGAGCAAATCTACCAATATACGATGCTTTGGTAGATTCTAAAATAAGACACATTTTGGTCAGACATGAGCAATCTGCTGCACATATGGCTGATGGTTATGCTCGTATTAAGAGGAAGGCAGGTGTGTGTTTCGCAACATCAGGTCCTGGCGCCACAAATCTTGTTACCGGTATAGCTACAGCATATGCAGATTCATCTCCAATTATTGCAGTGACGGGTCAAGTCGCTTTACCTATGATTGGCAAGGATGCTTTCCAGGAGACAGATATTATAGGCGTTACCAATCCGGTTACTAAATATGCATTTCAGCCAAGAGTGGCAAACGAGATACCTGAAATGGTTAAAAAATCATTTTATATAGCTGAGAGCGGTAGACCTGGTCCGGTACTAATAGACATTCCAAAAGATGTACAGCAACAGGTAACAAGGATGGATTTTCCTGAATATATCAAAGTTAGAGGTTATAATCCTATAGTTGATGCTGATTTGTCCGAGATAAACAAGGCCTGTGAAATGATACTTAAGGCTGAAAAACCAATGATAATGGCTGGCGGAGGAGTAATTCTTTCTGGCGCTTTCTCTGAATTACAGACGTTAGCAGAATTGCTTTCAATACCTGTAGTAACTACTTTCAAGGGAAAGGGAGCATTTCCTGAGAATCACCCGCTGGCACTTGGGCCCATAGGTATGCATGGACATGCTGAAGCTAATAAAATGGTACAAGAAGCAGATTGCATTCTTGCGATAGGAGCTAGATTTTCTGACAGGACTGTGGGAAGATTTGATGAATTTGGTAAGGATATCAACGTTATTCATTTTGACGTAGATCCGGCTGAAATTGGTAAGAATAAATCTGTGAATGCGGCGGTAATTGGAGATGTTAAATCTTCATTAAGGAGTCTCATAAAGCTAATCCCAAAAAATTTCAAGACCAACGACGAAATTTCAAAATTATGGTTAGGTAGAAAAAGGGAATTGGTTAATTATTATGAAGATAGTATCAAAGATTATTCTCGAGATATTACTGCCAAGAAAGCGTTAAAAAAACTACGTGAGATCTTGCCTGCTGATGGAATTGTAACCACCGAGGTCGGTCAGTGCCAAATGTGGGCATCGTTGCACTTTGACGTAATCTCGCCTGGGACATTTTTCAGCTCCACTGGATTGGGGACAATGGGATTTGGATTTCCGGCCTCCATCGGAGCCAAAGCAGCAAGAAATAACGTACCAGTGGTGGATATAGCAGGGGATGGATCGTTTAATATGACCGAAAATTCACTTGCAGTTTCTGTCTTAGAAGAATTGCCAGTTATTGTATTTTTACTAAATAATCAAATGTTAGGCATGGTTGCCCAGTGGCAGAGAACCTTTTATAATAGGAGATATAGTGGGGTGCATCAAAAGAATTGTCCTGACTACTGCAAACTGGCAGAATCATATGGTGCGCAAGCGTATAGAATAGGCTCAATGGCTGAATTAGACAAGGCGCTTAAGGTTGCCGTTAAATCGGACGTCGCTACCGTAATCGATATTCCAATAGATCCGGATGAAGACGTATACCCGTTTGTGGCTCCAGGAACTGGGCTCAAGGATATGATTATTGGAGCATGA
- the lsrF gene encoding 3-hydroxy-5-phosphonooxypentane-2,4-dione thiolase — MDWGMKNRLSKIIKPSNSRCVMLAVDHGYFLGPTEKLENPRETIGPLLNYADSLMLTRGVLRTSVIPESNTPIVLRVSGGSSIIGEDLSKETIVTSIEEAIKLNASCLALSIFVGSKYEFQTLKNLSKLVNEGEKYGIPVLAVTAVGKEMARDSRYLALACRIAAELGAHVVKTYHCPDFNKVVEGCPVPVIIAGGKKLAEREALQLTFDALEDGASGVDMGRNIWQSDNPVAMLKAVRAIVHENSTVKEAYDQYVNTSTMTEEIRKKSRNKSVSI, encoded by the coding sequence ATGGATTGGGGAATGAAAAACAGGCTTTCTAAAATAATAAAGCCCAGCAATAGTCGCTGTGTAATGTTGGCTGTAGATCACGGCTACTTTTTGGGTCCCACCGAGAAACTAGAAAATCCAAGAGAAACCATCGGTCCATTATTAAACTATGCCGACTCATTAATGCTCACGCGTGGTGTTCTGAGAACATCTGTAATTCCTGAAAGTAATACTCCGATAGTACTTAGGGTATCAGGGGGTTCTAGCATAATAGGAGAGGACCTGTCAAAGGAAACCATAGTTACCTCTATAGAAGAGGCTATTAAACTAAATGCATCATGTCTTGCATTATCTATATTTGTAGGGAGCAAATATGAATTTCAAACTTTAAAGAATCTTTCAAAATTAGTTAATGAGGGCGAGAAATATGGTATACCAGTTTTGGCGGTTACAGCCGTAGGTAAAGAAATGGCTAGAGATTCCCGTTATTTAGCTTTAGCATGTAGGATCGCCGCTGAACTCGGTGCTCATGTTGTAAAGACATATCACTGTCCCGATTTTAATAAAGTCGTTGAAGGGTGTCCAGTCCCAGTAATTATTGCAGGTGGTAAAAAATTGGCAGAAAGGGAAGCACTTCAACTGACCTTTGACGCACTCGAAGATGGAGCTTCTGGGGTTGATATGGGTAGAAACATTTGGCAATCGGACAATCCAGTTGCAATGTTAAAGGCAGTCAGAGCCATTGTGCATGAAAATTCTACGGTAAAAGAAGCTTATGATCAGTATGTCAACACGTCCACCATGACAGAAGAAATTAGAAAAAAATCAAGGAATAAATCAGTATCGATTTAG
- a CDS encoding alcohol dehydrogenase catalytic domain-containing protein yields MLVKNKVELRNIDLPKVGKNEVLVRMRACGICGSDLEKVFGKYGMKSSRIGHEPAGEIVKLGSNIKDFKKGDRVFVHHHVPCYSCHFCYNDDFTMCEKYQKSNIDPCGLSEFILVPHWNLSKGGLIRLPDNINFDQAALIEPIACCLRSLDKIKLKKASTVAIYGAGPTGLMHMILARFFGASKILLIDVNNFRLEFAKKIDQHVEVMNVAIMKEDEFKRKSIKFLGNNGSDVSVVSTSNINAFIQSLSITRRGGTISLFGVPPKDTEVNIDLNLIYSKELKILPSYAASEKEIHQTIGLMEAKIINFEPLITHRFPLQDSHKALLHAHQAKDSMKIIITAG; encoded by the coding sequence GTGCTTGTTAAAAACAAGGTAGAATTAAGGAATATTGATTTACCCAAAGTTGGTAAGAACGAAGTTCTAGTACGTATGAGGGCATGCGGCATTTGTGGATCTGACTTGGAAAAGGTTTTTGGTAAATATGGGATGAAATCTTCAAGAATTGGACACGAACCTGCAGGTGAAATTGTTAAATTAGGCTCGAATATTAAAGACTTTAAAAAAGGCGACCGAGTTTTTGTTCACCATCATGTACCTTGTTATTCATGTCATTTTTGTTATAACGACGATTTTACGATGTGTGAAAAGTATCAAAAAAGTAATATTGATCCATGTGGGCTTTCTGAGTTTATACTTGTACCTCATTGGAATCTCTCAAAAGGAGGACTTATTAGACTTCCTGACAATATTAATTTTGACCAAGCTGCTTTGATTGAACCAATTGCATGTTGCTTGCGATCTTTGGATAAAATAAAATTAAAGAAGGCATCTACTGTTGCAATATATGGGGCTGGGCCAACTGGTCTAATGCATATGATATTGGCAAGGTTTTTTGGCGCTTCAAAGATATTACTAATCGATGTTAATAATTTCCGACTAGAATTTGCCAAGAAAATTGATCAACATGTTGAAGTCATGAACGTGGCTATTATGAAAGAAGATGAATTCAAAAGGAAATCAATAAAATTTCTTGGTAATAATGGATCAGATGTATCCGTTGTCTCTACTAGCAACATCAATGCATTCATTCAATCCTTAAGTATAACACGTAGGGGTGGCACAATTTCTCTTTTTGGTGTACCCCCGAAAGATACCGAAGTTAATATTGATTTGAATTTGATTTATTCGAAGGAATTAAAAATATTGCCAAGCTATGCTGCATCTGAAAAGGAAATACACCAAACGATTGGTCTAATGGAAGCCAAGATCATTAATTTTGAACCGTTAATTACTCATAGGTTTCCATTACAAGATTCTCACAAAGCATTATTGCATGCACACCAAGCCAAAGACTCGATGAAGATCATTATTACTGCTGGTTAA
- a CDS encoding YHS domain-containing protein, producing MQVDPVCGIELSEDLATILDYKDKKIYFCCEGCKKIFQKKPKKYSK from the coding sequence GTGCAAGTAGACCCTGTATGTGGAATTGAACTAAGTGAAGATTTAGCAACGATCCTTGATTATAAGGATAAAAAAATATATTTTTGTTGTGAAGGGTGTAAAAAAATATTTCAAAAAAAGCCAAAAAAGTATTCAAAATAA
- a CDS encoding aldo/keto reductase → MDNALKKGVSRFHFKNVENLKLSSVGMGTYLGNLSARDDADLENSLHYSIKEGGINVIDSSINYRSMLSEKCIGRAISNLIEEEVIDRESVFICTKNGYVTNDGDLSKVDIDSYLELMFLNNKIISRSDISPSYHIMNPNYISKCIDKSLCNMGLKTIDLIYIHNSFESWCNIVDKSTYYEMLSRVFQLYEDFRQKGKINFYGMATWNCFTSKENSKGYLSLKEVIKIANDVGGSNNGFKFIQLPFNMYLNEPYTFKNQPTETSSKATLLESSQKYGIHVFTSVPLYQGKLLGAVLDKSPLDNLPAMSLKLLQFVRSTPGIVAPLIGQKKTSHTIENTMISKYPTLNEIEYNSVTSILRKSDQ, encoded by the coding sequence ATGGATAACGCATTAAAAAAGGGCGTAAGCAGATTTCATTTCAAAAACGTAGAAAATTTGAAACTTTCATCTGTAGGTATGGGTACCTATCTTGGGAACCTATCGGCACGAGACGATGCTGACCTTGAAAACTCTCTACATTATAGCATAAAGGAAGGAGGGATAAATGTGATCGATTCATCCATAAATTATCGCTCAATGCTATCTGAAAAATGTATAGGCAGAGCTATATCTAACTTGATTGAAGAAGAGGTCATTGACAGGGAAAGTGTATTTATTTGTACTAAGAATGGATATGTAACTAATGATGGGGATTTGAGTAAAGTGGATATCGATTCATATTTAGAGCTAATGTTTCTCAATAATAAAATCATATCTCGTTCCGACATAAGTCCTTCGTATCACATCATGAATCCAAATTATATTTCTAAATGCATAGACAAGTCATTGTGTAATATGGGGCTCAAGACTATTGATTTGATTTACATTCATAATTCATTCGAAAGTTGGTGTAACATAGTTGATAAGTCTACTTACTATGAAATGTTGTCTCGAGTTTTTCAGTTATATGAAGATTTCAGGCAAAAAGGCAAAATTAATTTTTATGGAATGGCTACTTGGAATTGCTTTACCTCAAAAGAAAACAGTAAGGGTTACTTATCCTTAAAGGAGGTTATAAAAATAGCAAACGATGTAGGTGGCAGTAACAACGGTTTCAAATTTATTCAATTGCCCTTCAATATGTATCTTAACGAACCCTATACATTTAAGAATCAACCTACGGAAACCTCCAGCAAAGCAACTTTACTGGAATCATCCCAAAAATATGGAATCCATGTTTTTACTAGTGTACCACTGTACCAGGGCAAGTTACTTGGTGCAGTACTGGACAAATCTCCTTTAGACAATCTCCCGGCAATGTCTCTAAAATTATTACAATTTGTTCGGTCTACACCGGGGATTGTCGCCCCCCTAATCGGACAAAAGAAAACATCGCACACAATAGAGAACACAATGATATCTAAATACCCCACTCTAAATGAGATTGAATATAATTCAGTGACTAGTATTCTAAGAAAATCAGATCAATGA
- a CDS encoding prenyltransferase, whose product MIFKLDIWLRAIRFRFLAASAIAVTCGLALTIWYQPQNFSLIYAILTYIGIFCLHSSVDLLNDYWDFKRGIDLKTRKTKFSGGTGVLPEGLLKPRHVYLAGIGFLILGLMIGGIFVYFKGFVIALILLFAALSIVLYSSKLVNWGLGELFVAAKGALIVVGTFYVQNFSITLESVVLGIITGLLSSLVLFINSVPDIVPDRQMGRKTLAIMIDKRSNRFILMFVVGTIVGIYLLTMVFFSTLINSYYSVIPCILLIPYVVLMLYRFKYFLYNFKRLNNDYYIRIMANTVLFSRFFGISLIIGITFAFLYQT is encoded by the coding sequence ATGATTTTTAAACTAGATATATGGTTGAGGGCAATAAGGTTCAGATTTCTTGCTGCCTCAGCCATAGCCGTCACTTGTGGGTTAGCACTGACAATATGGTATCAACCACAGAATTTTAGTTTAATTTATGCTATCCTAACATATATCGGAATTTTTTGTCTACACTCTAGTGTTGATTTGCTAAATGACTATTGGGATTTTAAGAGAGGCATAGACTTGAAAACCAGAAAAACAAAATTTAGTGGTGGAACCGGGGTTTTGCCAGAAGGTCTCTTAAAACCACGTCACGTTTATCTGGCAGGCATAGGCTTTCTCATTTTAGGATTGATGATAGGAGGTATTTTTGTTTATTTTAAAGGATTTGTTATTGCCCTCATACTCTTATTCGCTGCATTGTCAATAGTTCTCTATTCGAGTAAATTGGTTAATTGGGGATTGGGGGAATTATTTGTAGCGGCTAAAGGAGCATTAATTGTGGTTGGGACCTTTTATGTTCAAAATTTCAGTATTACTTTAGAATCCGTAGTACTTGGGATCATAACTGGTTTGTTATCTTCATTGGTTCTATTCATAAATTCAGTGCCCGACATTGTTCCCGACAGGCAAATGGGACGTAAGACTCTGGCCATAATGATAGACAAAAGGAGCAATCGATTCATTCTCATGTTTGTCGTTGGAACAATTGTTGGGATATACCTCTTGACCATGGTTTTTTTTTCAACTTTGATAAATAGTTATTATTCAGTAATTCCTTGCATTTTGCTTATACCATATGTAGTGCTAATGTTGTATAGATTCAAATATTTTCTCTACAATTTTAAGCGGCTTAATAATGACTATTACATAAGAATAATGGCTAATACCGTGCTCTTTTCCAGGTTTTTTGGGATTTCTCTAATTATAGGGATTACCTTTGCCTTTTTATATCAAACATAG
- a CDS encoding biotin--[acetyl-CoA-carboxylase] ligase has product MPFYIKHRTVQSKLIKILCSDMDKFRFISKLINSMDKSTIFNQFFYFDSLKSTQDFAHELLKSHSNFYPSVIISDIQIGGKGRKGPNWASPKGGIWMSLALETDLKTQELFRILMLVTRLLCQTLENNTRLISMVKWPNDIMINGKKVAGILLDAEVESNSICQIIIGIGVNSNNDLDFTKQMVKDRNSGIYDYDITTVKYENQNIGISNHDFIQYFLKSFDDEFQKLASSEFIEELTIYYKNKIMESQKHLRYRFSIGGNKFSGEIRKIYNDGSLLVKNLEFGHNDDLVRINSVYDLSQS; this is encoded by the coding sequence TTGCCTTTTTATATCAAACATAGGACAGTCCAGAGTAAATTGATAAAGATTTTGTGCTCTGACATGGATAAATTCAGGTTCATATCCAAACTGATAAATTCCATGGACAAATCTACAATTTTTAACCAATTCTTTTACTTTGATAGTCTCAAATCAACTCAAGATTTCGCACATGAATTATTAAAAAGTCATAGTAATTTCTATCCATCAGTAATAATTAGCGATATTCAGATTGGAGGTAAAGGTAGAAAGGGTCCGAATTGGGCATCTCCCAAAGGTGGAATTTGGATGTCTTTGGCACTGGAGACTGATTTGAAAACCCAAGAGTTATTTCGAATTCTAATGTTGGTGACTAGATTGCTTTGTCAGACCTTGGAAAATAATACCAGATTAATATCGATGGTGAAATGGCCCAATGACATTATGATTAATGGTAAGAAAGTTGCAGGCATATTGTTGGATGCCGAAGTCGAGAGTAATAGTATATGCCAAATAATTATTGGAATAGGGGTGAATTCCAACAATGATTTGGATTTTACCAAGCAAATGGTAAAAGACAGGAATAGCGGAATTTATGATTATGACATTACAACCGTCAAATATGAAAACCAAAATATAGGAATTTCAAATCATGATTTTATCCAGTATTTCTTAAAAAGCTTTGATGATGAATTTCAAAAATTGGCCTCAAGCGAATTCATAGAGGAACTAACAATTTATTATAAAAACAAAATAATGGAATCACAGAAGCATTTAAGATATAGGTTTTCGATAGGTGGCAATAAATTTAGTGGGGAAATAAGAAAGATATACAATGACGGGTCATTGCTTGTAAAGAATCTAGAGTTCGGCCACAACGATGATTTGGTTAGAATTAATTCGGTTTATGATTTAAGCCAGTCTTAA
- a CDS encoding PsbP-related protein, protein MSHKYLQKSIGNILISVVILVFLFHLNQLSGKDLLIFGLFFETQNQPMLTHTDNKFHFAIDYPNNWEKSVKLNNEIILIAPKDKDSVSSPAGIVVKVVPTPGKNISADSASKGIISQIQKEHKDFKLETSDTFTVDGKKAAKVVFTATDSKLQNRKAMQIVVSNYENIYIITYKASLDKYNTFENTANDMIKSFKFLPG, encoded by the coding sequence ATGTCCCACAAATATTTACAAAAATCCATCGGAAATATCTTGATTTCTGTGGTTATACTTGTATTTTTGTTTCATTTAAATCAGTTATCTGGTAAGGATCTTTTGATTTTTGGTTTATTTTTCGAAACTCAAAATCAGCCAATGTTAACTCATACAGACAATAAGTTTCATTTTGCAATTGACTATCCTAATAACTGGGAAAAATCTGTAAAGCTAAACAATGAAATAATACTGATTGCCCCTAAGGACAAAGATTCGGTAAGTAGTCCGGCTGGAATCGTGGTCAAAGTAGTTCCCACTCCAGGAAAAAACATATCTGCCGATTCTGCATCAAAAGGCATTATATCCCAAATTCAAAAAGAACATAAAGATTTCAAATTGGAAACTTCTGATACTTTTACAGTGGACGGAAAGAAGGCTGCGAAAGTAGTTTTTACAGCAACGGACAGTAAATTACAAAATCGCAAGGCAATGCAAATTGTAGTTTCCAATTATGAGAATATTTACATTATCACATACAAAGCTTCATTGGATAAATACAATACCTTTGAAAATACGGCAAACGATATGATAAAGTCATTTAAATTCTTACCTGGATAA